Genomic DNA from Selenomonas sp. oral taxon 126:
CGAAGATCGCCTCGCTCTCCCCGAGTCCGCTCGTCAGGAGCGGCACAGGCGAGAGGCGCACGGATGTCCCCGCCGCAGTCAGGCGGTGAAAGCTGCTCACGTCCATGCCGTGCGCAATGTGCGCACAGGGGCGCGGACTGTGAAAGATGACGACAGCGCCGCGCACAAAGGACAGCGCGCGCCAGACGCCCGGCATGCTGCAGCTGCAGTTCGTGCGGCGTATGCCGACGCGCTTTACTTCAATTCCCATAGCGCTCCACCAGTTCCTCGAGCTCCTCGAACACCATCGGCGTCGGCACGGTCAGCATCTCATTCGTATCGANNNNNNNNNNNNNNNNNNNNNNNNNCCATCGGCGTCGGCACGGTCAGCATCTCATTCGTATCGATTGCCTCGGCGAGCGCAACGTAGTGCTGCGCCTGCTCCGAATCCGGCGCGTAGGCGATGAGCGTCTGTCGGTGAATCTCCGCCTCGTGCACGCTGCGCGAGCGCGGAATATAGGCGATGAGCTGCGTGCCAATGCGCGCGGCAAAGGCGGTGAGGAGTTCCTGCTCACGCAGCACGTCCCGCCCGTTGCCGATGATGCCGCCGAGCTTCACCGCCCCGCGCGCAGCAAAGCGCTGCACGCCCTTTGCGATATTGTTTGCCGCATAGAGCGACATGAGCTCGCCCGAGGAGACAATGTAGATCTCGGCGGCGTAGCCCTCGCGTATGGGCACGGCAAAGCCGCCGCAGACAACATCGCCGAGCACGTCGTAGAGTACGACGTCGAGATCGTCAAAGGCGTGCAGCGCCTTCAGCCGCTCGAGCGCCACGATGATGCCGCGCCCCGCGCAGCCGACACCGGGGTCGGGGCCGCCCGCCTCGATGCAGCGCACGCCGTTCCAGCCCTCGTGCACGAGATCGTCCAGTGTGAGCC
This window encodes:
- a CDS encoding nucleotide-binding protein; translation: MKKIAFYGKGGIGKSTTAANVSAAFSRMGRRVCQIGCDPKNDSTRLLLGRIAPSTILDLEREKKGAGLTLDDLVHEGWNGVRCIEAGGPDPGVGCAGRGIIVALERLKALHAFDDLDVVLYDVLGDVVCGGFAVPIREGYAAEIYIVSSGELMSLYAANNIAKGVQRFAARGAVKLGGIIGNGRDVLREQELLTAFAARIGTQLIAYIPRSRSVHEAEIHRQTLIAYAPDSEQAQHYVALAEAIDTNEMLTVPTPM